A window of Aurantibacillus circumpalustris genomic DNA:
TGGGTGCTGTTCCTACGAGTGTACCACAATTAATTTTATTGGGAAATTGGATTGCGGAGGGGAATTACAAATGGAAGTGGAACCAAATCAAAACAAATAAATTATTTTGGATACTGAGTGCTGTGTTTTTAATTCACATTCTTGGATTTCTTTATTCAAATAATTTGGTAGAAGGGTGGAAAGATTTACAGATTAAGATCCCACTTATGTTTTTGCCACTTTTATTTTTTACGGCAAAACCATTGTCAAAACAAGAATTCAACGGCGCTTTGTATTGTTTTATTGTTGGTTGTATTACTAATACGCTATGGTGTTTAACCTACACTTTTGTTTTACATCAAAACGAAGTCGTACGAAATGCTTCACGTTTTATGAGTCACATTCGTTTAGGCTTGTATTTAAATGTTGCCATAACGGTTTGTATTTATTTTGCTGTCAAAGCACAAGGGCTTATTAAAAAAGCGTTTTTTAGTTTATGCGCTGTTTATTTTATTTTTATTTTGTTTGTTTTAGGTTTGGCTTCTGGTTTGGTAAACTTTGCAATTCTTTTTTTTCTTGCCATGTGTGTGATTATTTATTGGCAAAAAACACTTTTTAAAATTGCAGGATTTGTTTTTCTGGTTGGTTTTATATCATTGTCGGTATCATATATAAATTCAATCGCAGCAATTCAATTAACTACTAAGCAGTCTGAAAATAATAAAGAACTCATATTTTCTGGCTCTGGTAAGACCTATCTTCATTTTGAAAATCGCGGTCAGAAAGAAAATGGAAACTATGTTCAAATAAACATTCAGCCGGATGAACTAAAAAGAGAGTGGAATAAAAAAGCGCCCGCAGATAGTTTTAATTACGAATCACAACAGAACATTCAACGTTATAATGTATTGATACGTTACTTGTCGAGCATGGGGTTAAACAAAGATTCATTTGGAGTTGCGCAATTAAATGAGAGAGATGTATTAAATATAAAAAAGGGAGTTTCGAATTACGCCTATCCAACATGGTCGTTTTTACATAAACGAACTTACGAATTGGTAAATGAGTACGATGAATTTAGAAACAACCGAAAAATTAATGGGCATTCATTAACCATGCGTCTGTATTTTTGGAAAGCAGCACT
This region includes:
- a CDS encoding O-antigen ligase family protein — its product is MLFSPKIHRYIFLFGIIGLGYGMMMGAVPTSVPQLILLGNWIAEGNYKWKWNQIKTNKLFWILSAVFLIHILGFLYSNNLVEGWKDLQIKIPLMFLPLLFFTAKPLSKQEFNGALYCFIVGCITNTLWCLTYTFVLHQNEVVRNASRFMSHIRLGLYLNVAITVCIYFAVKAQGLIKKAFFSLCAVYFIFILFVLGLASGLVNFAILFFLAMCVIIYWQKTLFKIAGFVFLVGFISLSVSYINSIAAIQLTTKQSENNKELIFSGSGKTYLHFENRGQKENGNYVQINIQPDELKREWNKKAPADSFNYESQQNIQRYNVLIRYLSSMGLNKDSFGVAQLNERDVLNIKKGVSNYAYPTWSFLHKRTYELVNEYDEFRNNRKINGHSLTMRLYFWKAALHLIKQNVLFGVGTGDLQEELNRTYVETHSPLEVEWFKRPHNQFLSIAAVYGIIGLLIFIIGIVYPAFSLRKHLPKVYWPFFIIAVISFFMEDTLETQAGCTFYSYFTALFVSAGYFEKYKMSSDT